The Victivallaceae bacterium genome contains a region encoding:
- a CDS encoding Asp-tRNA(Asn)/Glu-tRNA(Gln) amidotransferase subunit GatC yields the protein MTQQIIDPSVLRKIAAVAAICLDEESIPEYTKYLIDVVDYISQFDELDFEDGISECEGKGFIEPKDSREDAVKDLLAREEFLSNAPDQLGGMIKVPVVIK from the coding sequence ATGACGCAACAAATTATAGATCCCAGTGTTTTAAGAAAAATAGCCGCCGTTGCTGCTATTTGTCTCGATGAAGAATCGATTCCCGAATATACCAAATATTTAATTGACGTCGTTGATTATATCTCTCAGTTTGATGAATTGGATTTCGAAGACGGTATATCCGAATGTGAAGGGAAAGGGTTTATCGAGCCGAAAGACAGTAGGGAAGACGCCGTTAAGGATCTTTTAGCAAGAGAGGAGTTCTTATCGAATGCACCCGATCAATTAGGTGGGATGATCAAGGTCCCTGTAGTGATTAAATAG
- a CDS encoding DUF378 domain-containing protein produces the protein MLGKLVRSLAVIITIIGALNWGSFGLFQFDVIAKIFNGPTAFWSRFCYVLVGIAGIITVSTIRCICKCHSKCDSGESSCCHKDKDHHA, from the coding sequence ATGCTAGGTAAGCTCGTTCGATCACTTGCCGTAATCATTACGATTATCGGAGCTTTAAATTGGGGATCTTTCGGCCTCTTCCAGTTCGACGTCATAGCAAAGATTTTTAACGGCCCTACAGCCTTTTGGAGTCGCTTCTGTTACGTTTTGGTAGGGATAGCCGGAATCATTACCGTTTCAACGATACGTTGTATTTGCAAATGTCATTCTAAATGCGATTCCGGTGAATCTTCATGTTGTCATAAAGACAAGGATCATCACGCTTAA
- the glgB gene encoding 1,4-alpha-glucan branching protein GlgB — MEKLALKEDINLLLNGCHLNPHKFLGLHSYDEEYGLIVLYRPGASEVFIEVSGRIEKAVSVHSSGIFVVKIPSSVLPEDYKIYHQNGLLAHDPYACRSLWGEMDSFLFSKGVHYRIYEKLGARISVSPEGFQGVNFSVWAPNARRVSVIGDFNRWDGRLHPMRNLGECGVWDLFIPGLDVREKYKWEIITENGTLIVKSDPYALSFEHPPHTASVIDECETFLWEDYEWKKRLSETRSHAEPMNIYEVHLGSWKKQDGLFVNYRDLAHRLSEYCLKMSYTHIELLPVTEHPLTESWGYQTVGFYAPTSRYGSCQDFQYFVNHMHKHNIGVILDWVPGHFPRDDFALSYFDGTALYEHKHPFQAMHPHWGTHIFNYDRHEVSNFLLGSALFWIDKMHIDGLRVDAVSSMLYLDYGRNPGEWIPNKYGGKENLGAIEFLKHLNSLIHKNYPGTLVIAEESTAFPGVTTPVEYGGLGFDYKWNMGWMHDTLRYFSTDPIFRIHRHEDLTFGLLYVFNESFVLPLSHDEVVHGKKSLIEKMPGYPDQKFANLRLLLSYHMCQVGKKLFFMGGEFAQFGEWSVSNELDWFLLDSRKHADFFHFVASLNRFYISHPPLWRQDLDPEGFQWVDFSDSSNNVISYLRRCDMDYELLCVHNFSSLFLTDYRINLFETCCGEEIFNSDAVEFGAGGKDSLGRKYVNRGEGFIINIPPLSTVVIKITN, encoded by the coding sequence ATGGAAAAACTGGCTTTAAAAGAAGATATCAACCTTTTATTGAATGGTTGTCATTTAAATCCTCATAAATTCTTGGGGTTACATTCTTATGATGAAGAATACGGCCTCATAGTCTTATATCGTCCTGGGGCTTCCGAGGTTTTTATTGAAGTTTCGGGACGAATTGAAAAAGCCGTTTCCGTTCATTCATCCGGAATTTTCGTCGTTAAAATTCCTTCTTCCGTGCTTCCCGAAGACTACAAAATTTATCATCAAAACGGTTTATTGGCTCATGATCCGTATGCTTGTCGTTCTCTTTGGGGTGAGATGGACTCTTTTTTATTTTCCAAAGGCGTTCACTATCGAATTTATGAAAAACTCGGTGCCAGAATTTCAGTGTCCCCGGAAGGTTTTCAAGGGGTGAATTTTTCGGTTTGGGCTCCTAATGCACGTCGGGTTTCCGTAATCGGGGACTTTAATCGATGGGACGGCAGACTTCATCCGATGAGAAATTTAGGTGAATGTGGGGTCTGGGATCTTTTTATTCCGGGATTGGATGTCAGAGAGAAGTATAAATGGGAAATCATAACCGAAAACGGAACATTGATCGTTAAATCCGATCCTTACGCTTTATCCTTCGAACATCCTCCGCACACGGCTTCCGTTATCGATGAATGCGAGACTTTTCTTTGGGAGGATTATGAATGGAAAAAACGTTTATCCGAAACACGTTCCCATGCCGAACCTATGAATATTTATGAAGTTCATCTCGGTTCCTGGAAAAAACAAGACGGTCTTTTTGTGAATTATCGTGATTTAGCTCATCGGTTGTCCGAATACTGTCTTAAAATGAGTTATACGCATATCGAATTGCTTCCCGTAACGGAGCATCCGCTCACGGAATCTTGGGGATATCAGACCGTAGGGTTTTATGCTCCCACTAGTCGATACGGAAGTTGTCAAGACTTTCAATATTTTGTGAATCACATGCATAAACATAACATCGGAGTTATACTGGATTGGGTTCCCGGCCATTTTCCTCGAGATGATTTTGCTTTATCTTATTTTGACGGTACCGCTCTTTACGAACATAAACACCCTTTTCAGGCCATGCATCCTCATTGGGGAACGCATATTTTTAATTACGATAGACATGAGGTTTCCAATTTTTTGTTGGGGAGTGCGCTTTTTTGGATTGATAAGATGCATATTGACGGATTGAGGGTTGATGCCGTGTCGTCGATGTTGTATCTCGACTACGGACGAAATCCCGGTGAATGGATACCGAATAAATATGGCGGTAAGGAAAATTTGGGGGCCATAGAATTTTTAAAACATCTTAATTCCTTGATTCATAAAAATTATCCGGGAACTTTGGTAATAGCGGAAGAATCGACGGCTTTTCCGGGGGTAACGACTCCTGTTGAATACGGAGGCTTAGGTTTTGATTATAAATGGAATATGGGCTGGATGCATGATACCCTCAGATATTTTTCGACAGACCCGATATTTAGAATTCATAGACATGAAGATTTGACTTTCGGATTGCTTTACGTATTCAATGAGAGCTTTGTATTACCCCTGTCTCATGATGAAGTCGTTCACGGTAAAAAGAGTTTAATAGAAAAAATGCCGGGATACCCGGATCAAAAATTCGCTAACTTGCGTTTACTCCTGTCTTATCACATGTGTCAGGTAGGTAAAAAATTATTTTTCATGGGAGGGGAATTCGCTCAATTCGGAGAATGGTCGGTTAGCAACGAACTCGATTGGTTTTTACTGGATTCTCGAAAACATGCGGATTTCTTTCATTTTGTGGCCTCTTTGAATCGTTTTTATATTTCTCATCCTCCTCTTTGGAGACAAGACCTCGATCCGGAGGGATTTCAATGGGTTGATTTCAGCGATTCATCCAACAATGTCATCAGTTACTTAAGACGGTGCGATATGGATTATGAATTACTTTGTGTTCATAATTTTAGTTCCCTTTTTCTAACCGACTATCGTATCAATCTTTTTGAAACTTGTTGCGGAGAAGAGATTTTTAATTCCGATGCCGTCGAATTCGGTGCCGGAGGAAAAGATTCCTTAGGTAGGAAATATGTCAATCGGGGTGAAGGATTTATTATTAATATTCCACCTCTTTCTACTGTTGTCATTAAAATAACAAATTAA